In Helianthus annuus cultivar XRQ/B chromosome 3, HanXRQr2.0-SUNRISE, whole genome shotgun sequence, a single window of DNA contains:
- the LOC110930025 gene encoding sodium/hydrogen exchanger 2, translated as MVFDMGLMFEKMGSSTLATSEYSSVVSMNLFVALLCGCIVLGHLLEENRWMNESITALLIGLCTGVVILLISGGTSSHLLVFSEDLFFIYLLPPIIFNAGFQVKKKQFFRNFMTIVLFGAIGTMISFTIISFAAIKIFKKMNIGELELGDYLAIGAIFSATDSVCTLQVLNQDQTPLLYSLVFGEGVVNDATSVVIFNAVQNFDLSQITTAVAFQLLGNFFYLFITSTLLGAGAGLLSAYIIKKLYFGRHSTDREVAIMILMAYLSYMLAELFSLSGILTVFFCGIVMSHYTWHNVTEKSRVTTKHAFATFSFIAELFIFLYVGMDALDIEKWSFVKDSPGTSVEVSAILLGLVLVGRAAFVFPLSFLSNLTKKAQHEKIDFRQQVLIWWAGLMRGAVSMALAYNQFTKEGHTTMPGNAIMITSTITVVLFSTMVFGLITQPLVRLLLPVPKHLSRMISSEPSSPKSFIVPLLGNGQDSIDNMPRPSSLRMLLSTPTHTVHYYWRKFDNAFMRPVFGGRGFVPFIPGSPTEQSLHQSAHHLVDEETTGN; from the exons ATGGTGTTTGATATGGGATTAATGTTTGAGAAGATGGGAAGCAGTACATTGGCTACCTCTGAGTACTCTTCTGTTGTGTCTATGAACTTGTTTGTGGCTCTTCTTTGTGGATGTATTGTGCTTGGTCATCTTTTGGAGGAGAATCGATGGATGAACGAGTCGATTACCGCTCTTCTTATC GGACTCTGCACAGGAGTTGTTATTTTGTTAATTAGTGGAGGCACAAGTTCACATCTTCTAGTGTTCAGTGAAGATCTTTTCTTCATTTATCTTCTTCCACCAATCATCTTCAATGCTGG GTTCCAGGTTAAGAAGAAACAATTTTTTCGCAATTTCATGACCATTGTTCTATTCGGTGCCATTGGTACCATGATTTCTTTCACCATCATATCATTTG CTGCTATAAAGATTTTCAAAAAGATGAATATCGGGGAACTTGAGCTGGGAGACTATCTTG CAATTGGTGCGATCTTCTCTGCAACCGATTCTGTTTGCACTTTGCAG GTGCTCAATCAAGATCAGACCCCTTTGTTGTACAGTCTGGTGTTTGGAGAAGGAGTTGTGAACGATGCCACATCAGTTGTCATATTCAATGCGGTTCAAAACTTCGATTTATCTCAGATCACAACCGCTGTTGCTTTTCAGTTGCTCGGGAATTTCTTCTATTTATTTATCACAAGCACACTTCTAGGAGCAGGA GCTGGCCTACTAAGTGCATATATCATAAAGAAGTTATACTTTGGAAG GCATTCAACGGATCGAGAAGTTGCTATCATGATACTCATGGCTTATCTTTCTTACATGCTAGCTGAG TTATTCTCTTTGAGTGGCATTCTCACAGTGTTCTTCTGTGGAATTGTTATGTCCCATTACACTTGGCATAATGTCACCGAGAAATCCAGAGTAACAACCAA GCACGCGTTTGCAACGTTTTCGTTTATTGCAGAGTTGTTTATCTTCCTTTACGTCGGTATGGATGCTTTAGATATTGAAAAATGGAGCTTTGTGAAAGACAG CCCGGGGACATCAGTTGAAGTGAGTGCAATTCTATTGGGCTTGGTATTGGTTGGAAGAGCAGCCTTTGTCTTCCCCTTGTCGTTTTTATCCAATTTAACCAAAAAGGCCCAACACGAGAAGATCGATTTTAGGCAGCAA GTTTTAATATGGTGGGCTGGTCTTATGAGAGGTGCAGTGTCTATGGCTCTTGCTTATAACCAG TTTACCAAGGAAGGTCACACAACAATGCCTGGGAATGCAATCATGATTACAAGCACCATCACCGTTGTCCTGTTCAGCACAAtg GTATTTGGTCTAATCACGCAGCCTCTCGTGAGACTCTTGCTACCCGTACCCAAACATTTGAGCCGGATGATTTCTTCTGAACCATCGTCCCCTAAATCATTCATCGTACCTCTTCTAGGAAACGGTCAGGATTCAATAGACAACATGCCCCGTCCTTCCAGTCTACGAATGCTTCTTTCAACGCCAACTCACACCGTCCATTATTATTGGAGAAAATTCGATAACGCCTTTATGCGTCCTGTTTTTGGTGGTCGGGGTTTTGTGCCCTTCATCCCTG